ACGCCGACGGCACCCACGCGGTGGCGATGCCGCTGGCCGGGCGGGGGCCGGACGACTGGGACACCGATCCGACGTTGTCGCCCGACGGCAGGTACCTGGCCTTCACCCGGGTTTCGCCGGGCGGGGTCGGCTCCGCCTCCCATCCCGGGCGCATCCTGATCGCCGACGCCACCACGGGCGCGATCGTGCACGAGATCGTCCCGCCGGCCGGACAGCAGACCGGGGGCGACGCCCAGCCCACCTGGTCCCCGGACGGCACCGTGCTCGCCTTCACCCGCAACGAGGTGATCGGCGGCAACGGCGGCAACAAGCACATCTGGACCGTGCCGGTGAACGACCTGGGCCGGCAGCGGGACCTGAGCGCGTCGATCTGCCCGGGCGACTGCTCGGTCATCGACGACAGTCCGGCGTTCTCCCCCGACGGCCGCTCGATCGCCTTCAACCGCAAGAACGGCGGCGGCCTCGTCGACGAGCGCAACGGCCTGGTGCTGACCTCGGTGTCCGGCTCCGACTGCCGGGTGCTGCTGCCCCAGTCGGCCCGTGACACCGCCGGCGCCTGCCACCAGGAGCTGCCCGACACCACCCTGACCGGGCCGCACCAGCCGCGGGACGCGGCCTGGACGGCGGACGGCAGCCGGATCGTGTTCAGCGCGCGCGACGACGCGCCGGTCTACTGCCCGGAACACCTCTATGTGCTGACCGTGGCGACCGGCCGGGTCACCAACCTCACCGCGCAGCTGCCGGGCCGTCAGAAGGAGCCCGGTGTGCAGCAGTCGGTGGACCTCGCGGTGCACGCGCCGGACACGGCTTCCCCGGTGCCCGTGGGCAGCTCGACGGACGTGCGGGTGGACGTCGTCGACAACGGCCCGGCCGCCTCCCCCGGCACCCGGCTGACCGTGGCACCGCCGACCGGGGTGACCGTCACCAGGATCAGTTTCCCGGGCGGCGTCTGCGACGCGGCTTCGCTCCAGTGCGGGCTCGGGGTGGTGCCGCCGGGCGCGACGGTTCCGGTCACCGTGACCGTGCGCGGCGAGATCACCGGGGACCAGCCGCTGGGCTGGTCGGTCACCGGCAGCGTGGTCGACCCGGAGCCCGGCGACAACGCGGCGCAAACCGTGGTGCCGGTGCGCCCGCCGGCCCCGCCGACGCCGACCCCCACCCCGACGCCCACCCCCACCCCGGCACCGCCCCCGCCGCCCGCGCCGAAGGCGGGCCCCGGAGTGACGGTGACCGCCCAGCCCGACCCGGGTTATGTCGGCGGCCGGGTCGTGGTGACGTACACCGTGCGCAACGGCCGCAACGCGCTGGCCACCGGGCTCCGGCTGCGCATCGGGCTGCCGGCCGGCATCCCGAGCGGCGGGCCGCCGCCGGGCTGCGACCGCTCGTGGCTGTGCGCGCTGCCGGACCTGACGCCGGGCGACAGCACCGTGGTGCGGGTGGTGCTCGCCCCCGACCACGCGCTGACCGGACGGGTCACCGGCGTGCTGACCACCACCGGCACCGACGCCGACCCCGGGGACAACAGGGCCGCCACGACGCTGCGGATCCTCCAGCCGAAGATCGTCGCCGTGCCGCCGATTGGCAAGCCCGGGTTCGTCACCTCGGTGCGCGGCAAGGACTTCCCGCCGGGGGTGCCGGTGCGCTTCACCTGGAAGCCGGGGATCACCGCGGCCGCCGCGCCGACCAGGCCGGGGCCGGACGGCACCTTCATCGGCCAGCTGCTGATCCTCGCCAAGGACCAGACGGGACCGCGCACCATCACCGCGCGGGGCCCCGGCTTCTCCGCGGTGAAGACGGACTTCCTGGTGGTGACGGGCAGTGTGCAGCCGCCGGACGAGGTGAACCGCCGGTGATCCACGAGGTCGACGAGGCGCTGCGCGCGCTGCTCGCCGGGTCCGGGCTGGAGGCGTCCGGGGTCGAGGTGGTCTTCGACGCGCCGACCCGCGAGTGGGCGGCCCGCCGCAACGCGCCCACGGTGTGCGTCTTCCTGTACCACATCCAGGAGGACCCCACCCGGCGCGGCAGCGGCGCCGGGGAGGTGCACGACGCCGACGGCCATGTGGTGGCCCGGCGCTCCCCGCCCCGCTGGTTCGAGCTGACCTATCTCGTCACGGCGTGGGCGAGCCGCCCGCAGGACGAACACCGGCTGCTCTCCCAGGTTTTGGGCACCCTGGTGCACACGGACGTGCTGCCCGCGCCGCTGCTCACCGGTTCGCTCGCGGACCTCGGCCTGACCGTGTCCCTGGACACCGCCGGGGCCGGGCTCGACGCGCCGTCCGCGTCCGACGTGTGGTCGGCGCTCGGCGGGGAGCTGAAGGCGTCGCTCGGGGTGCGGGTGCGGGCGCCGCTCGCCGGGGTGGAACGCCCGGCCGGACCGCCGGTGACCGAGGGGCTCGTGGTGCGCACCGCGGCCGGGCCGGTGCCGGGCGGGGAACCGGCACCGGGCCGCCGGCTGCGGTACGCGGAGGTCGGCGACCCCGGCTCGGAGGGCTTCGCCGGACCGCGTGAGCGGCCCCCGGTCCCGGCCCGGCGCCGGCGGGGAAGGCGGCAGCCCTGATGCACGCGGTCGAGACCGAGGCGGACGTCCTGTGGGCGCGGCTGCGTCTGGTCGAGGAACGGGTGCGGCACGCGGTGGCGGCTCGCCGCGCCGTCGACCCGGACCCCGACGACCCCTACCGGGGCCAGTACCTGACCCCCGAGGCGGTCGAGCGGATCCTGGCCGGACAGGGCGGACTCGGGCTGCCCGGGCACGAGCCGCCGCCGCTGCCGCCCGCCTCCGCGCTGGGCACGCTGGCCGCGCGGTTCGACCTGTCGCCGCTGGACGCCGATCTGCTGCTGGTGGCCCTGGCGCCGGACCTCGACCCCCGGTTCGAGCGACTGTACGGCTACCTCAACGACGACCTGACACGCCGTCGGCCGACGGTCGCGCTCGCCCTGGAGCTGTGCGGACTGCCGGCGGCGTCGGCGGCCCGTTTCCGGCTGTCTCCCGGGGCGCCGCTGATCGCGGGCGGGCTGGTGGAGGTGACCGAGCCGGACCGGCCGCCGCTGTCCCGGGTGCTGACGGTCCCGGACCGGGTCACCGCACAGCTGCTGGGCGGCACCGAACCGGACGCGCGCCTGGCCGGACTGCTCGGCGAGGCCGCCGCCGACCCCACGGCCGAGGCGGCCGACGTGGACCGGGCGGCCGGGGCGGTCCGCTCCGCGCCGGGCCTGGTGCATCTGCTGGGCCGCGGCGGCGACGCGCCCGGCCTCGCCGCCGCGGCCCTGCGCGCGGCCGGGCTGCGCCCGCTGGTCCTGGACGCGGCGGCGCTCGCCCGGCGCTCCGCCGAGGTGCCCGCGCTCGCCCGGGTGGCGGCGCTGGAGGCCAGGCTGTCCGGCGCGGGCGTCGTCCTCGGCCCGCTGGAGGCGCTGCCCCCGGAGCCCGCCGCACGCGCGGGCGTCGTCAGGGACATGTGCGCCGCGCTGCGCGGCCTGCCCCTGTTCACCTACGGCACGCAGGGCTGGGACCCGGCCTGGGCGGCCGACACCCCGGTGGTCCTCACCGTCGCCCCGCCCTCCCCCGAGCGCATGACCACGCGCTGGCGGCACGCCCTCGCCCGGGCCGGCGCCGACGCCGTCGCGCCGGCCGAGGCGGAGGAGCTCGCGCTGGCGGTGGCCGCGCACCGCCTGGACGGCGGGCAGCTCCGCCGGGCCGCCGCCGGGGCGGTGCGCACGGCGGCGCTGGCGGGCCGCCCGGTGCTGGCCGACGATCTGCGGGCCGCCGTCCGCGCGCAGAACGGCGCGGGGCTCGCCCGGCTGGCCCGCCGGGTGGAGCCGGCCGTCGGCTGGGACGACCTGGTGCTGCCCGCACCGACCCACCGGCGGCTGCGGGAGCTGGCGGTGCGTGCCCGCCATCGCGAGCAGGTGCTCGGGCAGTGGCGGATGCGGCCGGGCGGCGGACGCGGGCGGGGTGTGATCGCGCTGTTCGCGGGGGAGTCGGGCACCGGCAAGACCATGTCCGCCGAGGTGGTCGCGGCCGACCTCGGCATGGACCTGTACGTGGTCGACCTGTCCACGGTGGTCGACAAATACGTCGGGGAGACCGAGAAGAACCTGGAGCGGATCTTCACCGAGGCCTCCGCGGTCAACGCGGTGTTGCTGTTCGACGAGGCCGACGCGATCTTCGGCAAGCGCTCGCAGGTCAAGGACGCGCACGACCGGCACGCCAACATCGAGTCGGCGTATCTGCTCCAGCGCATGGAGTCCTTCGACGGGATCGCCGTGCTGACCACCAATCTGCGGGCCAATCTGGACGAGGCGTTCACCCGCCGGCTCGATGTGATCGCGGACTTCCCGGTGCCCGACGCGGAGCAGCGGCTCGCCCTGTGGGAACGGTGTCTGGGCGGGCGCCTGCCGCGCGCCGCCGACCTCGATCTCCGGTTCTGCGCCGACCGCTTCGAGCTGGCCGGGGGCTCCATCCGGGCGTGCGCGGTGACCGCCGCGTATCTGACCGCCGAGTCCGGACGGCCGCTCGCCATGCGGCAGTTGATGGCGGCGGTGGCCCAGGAGTACCGCAAGCTGGGCAGGCTGGTGCTGGAGAGCGAGTTCGGGCAGTGGACGCGGGACGTGCTCGCGGACCTCTGAACCGGCCGCCCGCCGCGGGCGGGCGCCCCCGGTGACCCCGTTGCCCGAAAGGGAAGGCCCGGCCGGACGCGGGCGCCCCGAGGGGCAGTGGGGTTGCCCTCGCCGAGGTCCGTGCGCCCCTGTCGCCGTGCCGCACCCGCCTCGGAGACTCGACGTCGACGCAGGTGACACCGATGGGACATGAAGGAGCGAGCATGCCGACGTACCTCACCCCGGGCGTGTACGTGGAGGAGGTGCAGTCCGGTGCCCGACCGATCGAAGGGGTCGGCACCGCCGTCGCCGCGTTCGTCGGCTTCGCCCAGACCGGACCCTTCCACGAACCGACGCTCGTCACCAACTGGGACCAGTACACCCAGCTGTTCGGCGGCTTCACCGAGGGTGCCTATCTGCCGCACGCGGTGTACGGCTACTTCGCCAACGGCGGTGGCGCCGCCTATGTGGTGCGCATCGGCGGCTCCGGCCGGGACTCCTCCGCGCCGGCCGCGGGCGTGCCCCGGCAGGGCCAGGCGCCCGAACCGGTCGCGCTCGGCGGTTTCCTGGTCGCGGCCCGCCCCGGTGTCACCGGGGTGTCGGTGGAGGTCGCCGACCCGGAGGGCGAGAACCCGCCGGAGGACCGCTTCCGGCTGCTGGTCCGCCGCGGCGACCAGGTGGCCGAGACGTACGACGTCTCCACCCGCAAGAACGTCAAGGGCTATGTGGTCGGCCAGGTCCGGGCGTCCAAGCTGATCGAGGTCACCGAGCAGCGCGACGCCGCACAGACCCGGCCCGCCGCCCAGACCGTCGCCGTGCCGGACGCCCCGGCCGCGCCCGCCGCGCCCGCGTCCGGCGAGGTGTCCCGGCTCGACCCCGCCGAGTACGTCGGCGACGCCGGTGCCCGCACCGGCTTCGGCGGCCTGGAGGCCATCGACGAGATCACCATGGTCGCGGTCCCCGACCTGATGGGCGCCTATCAGCGCGGCGACATCGACGCCGAGGGCGTGCGCACCGTGCAGCTCGCGGTGATCTCGCACTGCGAGCAGATGGGCGACCGGGTGGCCGTGCTGGACGCCCCGCCCGGACTCACCGCCCAGCAGGTGCGCACCTGGCGCAACGACGAGGCCGGTTACGACTCCCGGTACGCCACCCTCTACTACCCCTGGGTGCGCGTCTTCGACCCGGCGTCCGGCCGCAACACCACGGTCCCGCCGAGCGGTCACATCGCGGGCGTGTGGGCGCGCAGCGACGCCGAGCGCGGTGTGCACAAGGCGCCCGCCAACGAGGTGATCCGCGGCGCGGTGGACCTCGAACTCCGGCTCAGCAAGGGCGAGCAGGACCTGCTGAACCCGATCGGCGTGAACTGCGTGCGGGCCTTCCCCGGCCGGGGCATCCGGATCTGGGGCGCCCGCACCCTGTCCTCCGACCCGGCGTGGCGCTACCTGAACGTGCGCCGCCTGTTCAACTACCTCGAGGAGTCCATCCTGCTGGGCACCCAGTGGGTGGTCTTCGAGCCGAACGACGACCGGCTGTGGTCGAGCATCCGGCGCAATGTCACCGCGTTCCTCACCGAGGAATGGCGGCGGGGCGCGCTCTTCGGGCGCACCGCCGAGGAGGCGTTCTACGTCAAGTGCGACCGCGACAACAACCCGCAGGAGTCCATCGACCAGGGCCGGGTCGTCTGCGAGATCGGTGTCGCACCGGTCAAGCCCGCCGAGTTCGTGGTCTTCCGGCTGGCCCAGTTCTCGGACAGCACCAGCCTCATCGACGAGTGAGACCAGTGACCCGCGGGTCGGTCAAGGAAAGGTGACGAACAGTCATGGCAGAGGGCGATGCTCTTTCCACCCATGTCTTCGGCGTGCAGCTCGGCGGCTACATGGTGGAGTCCATCCAGGAGATCAGCGGCCTGACCGTCGAGGAGGAGGTCGTCGAGGTACGGCAGGTCACCTCGGAGGGCAAGCAGATCATCCGCAAGCAGCCGGGCGCCCGGCAGGCCGGCGAGATCACGATCACCCGGGGGCTCGACAAGTCCAGCGAGTTCACCAAGTGGATCAAGGAGACCCTGAACAACGGTGCCGTCGACACCGCCCGGCAGAACCTGACCATCGAGATCAAGGACTCCAAGGGCGACACGGTCCGCCGCATCCAGCTGATGCAGGGCTGGGCCTCCCGGTGGGAGGGTCCCTCCCTCAAGGCGGGCGAGTCCGCGGCGGCCACCGAGACCGTCACCATCGTCTTCGAGGAGATCGTCGTCGAATGAGGCGCCGTACGGTGACGGCGGGCAGCCTGGAGGAGATCCTCGACGCGACGGCGCCCGCCCCGGCCCCCGAGCAGGCGCAGGCCCCGGCGCCACCGTCCGGCCCCGCGGCCACGCGTGAGCACGGGCTGCGCACCGAGTTCGAGTTCGAGCTGCCGCGCGGATACGTGGACGAGTCGGGCACGCTGCACCGCAGCGGCTCGATGCGGCTGGCCACGGCCCGCGACGAGCTGCGCCCGCAGATCGACCTGCGGGTCAAGGAGAACCCCGCGTACCTCAGTGTGGTGCTGCTGAGCCAGGTGATCACCCGGCTCGGCACCATCACCGATGTGCACGCGGGCGTCGTGGAACGGATGTACGCCACCGACGTCGCCTTCCTCCAGGACTTCTACCGCCGGGTCAACAGCGAGGGCCACACCCGCGCCGCGGTGACCTGCCCGCACTGCGAGGGCGCCTTCGAGGTCGACCTCTCGGGTGGGCGCCTGGGGGAATCGTGACGTACGCGCTTCCCCGGCTCCGGGAGGAAGTCGCGTACATCGCCTATCACTTCCACTGGCAGCGCGCGGACATCCTCGACCTCACCCACGCGGAGCGCCGTCAGTGGGTGGGCGAGATCGCGCGCATCAACGCCCGCATGAACGAGGGTGGTTGAGTCATGGGCTGGTGGGAGGGGGTCCGGCGCCGGGTGGGCGGGGGCACGGCGGGCACGGCCCCGGCCGGCGCCCCGGCGGGTCCGGCTGCCGCCGGGGGAGCCCCGGGGGCGGGTACGGGCACGGAAGGCCCGGCCGCGTCCGTGCCGGCTGACTGGGACGGCGGCTGGCGCCGGGTCGCGCCGGTCGTGCCGACCGTCTCCCGCGCCCCGCTCGGCGTCAGCGACGGCCTGACCTTTCGCTCGGGCCTCGCCTCCTGGCAGAACCCGTCCTTCGACCGGGGCCTCGGCCACGGTCTGCTGCCCTCGGCCCCGGCCGGTCTCGTCCATGGTGTGACCCGGCCCGCGGTGCGGCGGTCGGCGCCCGCCGAGGGCGGGCCGTTGCCGCTGCGTGCGGTGCGGCGGGACGCCGCCGAGGGTGACGAGGGCGCCGGTCCCGAGGCCCGGATTGTGTCGGCGGCCCGGCCGTCCGGCCCTCGGGCGCCGCGTCCGGCAGGAAGTGCCGCTCCCGGCTCAGCGGCCGGGGCCCGGCCCGTCGCGCAGGCGCCCGTCCAACGGGCGGTGGCCGACGGCGCCGGACCGGTGAGCGGGCCGGTGACCGGTCCGGTGCTGCCGGTGGTACGGCGCGTCGCCGTCGTACCGCACACCGCGAACGCCGTACCCGCGCCCGGTGCCGGGGAGTCCGGACCGGTACGGGCCCAGGCCGCGCCCCGTACGGCGCCAAAGGCCGCGGCACCGGTCGTGCGCCCCCGGCCGGTCGGGCCCTCGTTGACCGTCGCCCGCCGGGCGGCCCGGCCGGTGCGCCGGGTCACCGCGCTGCGGCCGAAACCGCTGCCCGGCGGAACGCCCGCGCGGGCGGAGCCCGTGGTGCAGCGTGCCGCCGCTCCCGTGCGCCCCGGTAGCCGGTCCCCGCTGGGTGCCGCGCTCGGCGCCCCGCTGGGGGAACTCCCGCCCACCGCCGTCCCGGCGGCCTCCGACGCGCCCGGCCCGGCAACGGCCGGCAATCGGCCGGGGAACGATCCTTCGCTCCCGGTGGTGCAGCGCCAGGTGGGGGCTTCGGAACCCGCGACGACGGGCACGCAGGCCGCCGGACCGCGTCCGACGCGGGGGGCCGACGCCGACGGTGCCGGCTCCGCCCCTCCGTCCGTCCGGCGCCGGACGGACGCCTCCGGCACCCCCGCCGGCTCGGCCGACTCCGGGCCGCGCCCCGCCGCGCCCGGCAGCGGGCGGGCCACCGGCACGACGGCACCCGTCGTCGGGCACCACCCGGACGCCACCGGCCCCGCGGCAGCCGACGCCCGGGCGGCGGCA
This Streptomyces misionensis DNA region includes the following protein-coding sequences:
- a CDS encoding DUF11 domain-containing protein produces the protein MNGTAGPGGQRPLGRFGASLLLVVPLIAVTAASGPSGADTATPAAAQTAPARVTYAGTGHRSLGRVTGTDKSDPLFGSGPAHYDVQATALGNTVVFASRRDEKRPQIYLRAPDGSVRKLTSGRDAAHPRLTPDGGSVVFDSAEPGGPDGKKQRDLWLVHTDGGGLKRLTDTPYDEQSPTVSTDGRLAYSANPDAAGPQIYARPLAGGYPTALTGALGGKATEPVFNPVDDAAHRDLLAYTYTADSRTGPRLRQLGGPGGDQPLLAGTAAGWRTHGAAWMPDGNGVLFLSVDHTCSCEGDWNHVWRSTADPEQAPDPTLVLSENRDVSSVTWVGPPDGGYPVVDRLSEPAPAVKGVDATPDQRVATLQDVRMDGSDPRDLGVPVLQEDPAAGTNTDPAKDPLFQPAPGYDPWTERQNYTPDGRRIVVTRFENGGQGRIERIWTTDADGTHAVAMPLAGRGPDDWDTDPTLSPDGRYLAFTRVSPGGVGSASHPGRILIADATTGAIVHEIVPPAGQQTGGDAQPTWSPDGTVLAFTRNEVIGGNGGNKHIWTVPVNDLGRQRDLSASICPGDCSVIDDSPAFSPDGRSIAFNRKNGGGLVDERNGLVLTSVSGSDCRVLLPQSARDTAGACHQELPDTTLTGPHQPRDAAWTADGSRIVFSARDDAPVYCPEHLYVLTVATGRVTNLTAQLPGRQKEPGVQQSVDLAVHAPDTASPVPVGSSTDVRVDVVDNGPAASPGTRLTVAPPTGVTVTRISFPGGVCDAASLQCGLGVVPPGATVPVTVTVRGEITGDQPLGWSVTGSVVDPEPGDNAAQTVVPVRPPAPPTPTPTPTPTPTPAPPPPPAPKAGPGVTVTAQPDPGYVGGRVVVTYTVRNGRNALATGLRLRIGLPAGIPSGGPPPGCDRSWLCALPDLTPGDSTVVRVVLAPDHALTGRVTGVLTTTGTDADPGDNRAATTLRILQPKIVAVPPIGKPGFVTSVRGKDFPPGVPVRFTWKPGITAAAAPTRPGPDGTFIGQLLILAKDQTGPRTITARGPGFSAVKTDFLVVTGSVQPPDEVNRR
- a CDS encoding DUF6760 family protein — protein: MTYALPRLREEVAYIAYHFHWQRADILDLTHAERRQWVGEIARINARMNEGG
- a CDS encoding phage tail protein; the encoded protein is MAEGDALSTHVFGVQLGGYMVESIQEISGLTVEEEVVEVRQVTSEGKQIIRKQPGARQAGEITITRGLDKSSEFTKWIKETLNNGAVDTARQNLTIEIKDSKGDTVRRIQLMQGWASRWEGPSLKAGESAAATETVTIVFEEIVVE
- a CDS encoding ATP-binding protein — its product is MHAVETEADVLWARLRLVEERVRHAVAARRAVDPDPDDPYRGQYLTPEAVERILAGQGGLGLPGHEPPPLPPASALGTLAARFDLSPLDADLLLVALAPDLDPRFERLYGYLNDDLTRRRPTVALALELCGLPAASAARFRLSPGAPLIAGGLVEVTEPDRPPLSRVLTVPDRVTAQLLGGTEPDARLAGLLGEAAADPTAEAADVDRAAGAVRSAPGLVHLLGRGGDAPGLAAAALRAAGLRPLVLDAAALARRSAEVPALARVAALEARLSGAGVVLGPLEALPPEPAARAGVVRDMCAALRGLPLFTYGTQGWDPAWAADTPVVLTVAPPSPERMTTRWRHALARAGADAVAPAEAEELALAVAAHRLDGGQLRRAAAGAVRTAALAGRPVLADDLRAAVRAQNGAGLARLARRVEPAVGWDDLVLPAPTHRRLRELAVRARHREQVLGQWRMRPGGGRGRGVIALFAGESGTGKTMSAEVVAADLGMDLYVVDLSTVVDKYVGETEKNLERIFTEASAVNAVLLFDEADAIFGKRSQVKDAHDRHANIESAYLLQRMESFDGIAVLTTNLRANLDEAFTRRLDVIADFPVPDAEQRLALWERCLGGRLPRAADLDLRFCADRFELAGGSIRACAVTAAYLTAESGRPLAMRQLMAAVAQEYRKLGRLVLESEFGQWTRDVLADL
- a CDS encoding phage tail sheath family protein translates to MPTYLTPGVYVEEVQSGARPIEGVGTAVAAFVGFAQTGPFHEPTLVTNWDQYTQLFGGFTEGAYLPHAVYGYFANGGGAAYVVRIGGSGRDSSAPAAGVPRQGQAPEPVALGGFLVAARPGVTGVSVEVADPEGENPPEDRFRLLVRRGDQVAETYDVSTRKNVKGYVVGQVRASKLIEVTEQRDAAQTRPAAQTVAVPDAPAAPAAPASGEVSRLDPAEYVGDAGARTGFGGLEAIDEITMVAVPDLMGAYQRGDIDAEGVRTVQLAVISHCEQMGDRVAVLDAPPGLTAQQVRTWRNDEAGYDSRYATLYYPWVRVFDPASGRNTTVPPSGHIAGVWARSDAERGVHKAPANEVIRGAVDLELRLSKGEQDLLNPIGVNCVRAFPGRGIRIWGARTLSSDPAWRYLNVRRLFNYLEESILLGTQWVVFEPNDDRLWSSIRRNVTAFLTEEWRRGALFGRTAEEAFYVKCDRDNNPQESIDQGRVVCEIGVAPVKPAEFVVFRLAQFSDSTSLIDE
- a CDS encoding DUF4255 domain-containing protein; amino-acid sequence: MIHEVDEALRALLAGSGLEASGVEVVFDAPTREWAARRNAPTVCVFLYHIQEDPTRRGSGAGEVHDADGHVVARRSPPRWFELTYLVTAWASRPQDEHRLLSQVLGTLVHTDVLPAPLLTGSLADLGLTVSLDTAGAGLDAPSASDVWSALGGELKASLGVRVRAPLAGVERPAGPPVTEGLVVRTAAGPVPGGEPAPGRRLRYAEVGDPGSEGFAGPRERPPVPARRRRGRRQP